TGCAATATCAAAACGACACCATAACTCTCTTACAAGGAGATGGTTTATTAGATTCTCAATCATTTTCCATTAGTTTTGGCCCAGAAAATAACACTACAACCCCTGATAATCAGTCTTCTGACTTTATTCCCTTCTATCAACAACAGGGCAGGGGTATTTTTAGCTTAGAAGGGAGAGAGAATGAAAATATTTCTTCGGTTATGATACAACTTCAAGACCAAGACAGTGCCACCATCGGTATATCTTTAAGCAATGATACAATTATTAACTTTCGAGGTAGAGTATCCCATCAAGATGCTTATACCATCCATATTGAGCCAACTTCATCGGGTATGGCTGATGCCAGTGGATTATTAAAATTAGAATATGGAGCGAATAATTCTATTAATAATTTCATGGGAAGCGGAAAATTAGACGGTCAAAATTTTCTAATTAATTTTAGTGAATAGCATAATTAATCACTTAAGTACCTACTATGATTTGTGGTGGGCAAAATACCTATTTTTTCCATAAAAAAACCCCAACATCCCCAGCTTTTTTCAGCATTTGAACTAAGCAAGAGAAGGAGGTGTATGAAATATCAAATTAGTTACCTAATAATCACTCTAAGCCCCATTGGTGCTTTAATACGTCTTTGTACATATTTTCCCTAACCAACATTTGCTCATAGAGTTTTATTAAAAAATCCTGAGCTTGATCCCTACTCATTTGCGCTACTTGAGTTTCAAATGAACGTAGGTTAAATTGTTGCTCTAATGATAATTGTGCTTTGTTAGTCATGGCTTTCATACACTCCTTTTATTTACAATCATTTTTAGATAATTCCTTACATAAAATTCACTATTTATTGGAATTACTAACTGTATCTATCATAGCAACAGGATTTTTAAAATAACTGCTCATCATGAACAATAAGTAATTGTACTCATCATTGTCTTCCTCTACGGGAGGGATAACTATATTCTCAAAACCTTTTGTTTATATAGTTTTTGACTATATACATGACAGAGTTATTTTAGTAAACTTTTTTTATTAAAAATTTACAAACAAAAATAGTTTGTTACATTATTTTCAGGAAAGAAACTTTTCCAGCGCACCTTATATGTAGTTTGAGTCCGCAATAATGTTTTTTAGTTGAGATGGGGAGTGGGGAGGATAAGGGGATAGGGTGATGAGGAGTGAGGTAGATAATAGTTAACGATATTGATAAGTCTTGATAACACTCAGATTATTTATAGTCAAAAAAAATCCCTTCTCCTAAGCAAGAGAAAGGAAAAAAGAAAAAACTACGGCAATTATTTAAATATTTGAAAAAAAAAGGGACTTCTTCATGAGGGAAGCCCCTAAATAAATTGAGGAAACAATTTAACACATTAAGAACAATTTTCACCTTCGCCATCGAGGCTTAATGAGTGATTCATAAATCACCGATAAAGCCAAGCAAGTTTGTGGTAATTGTCAACAACCCTTGGGACTGCCTTCGTTACTGCAAACTTATTTAAATAACTACTAAAAATAGTATAGCTTAATTGATATTTATTTGCAACTGTTTTTGAGAGGAATTAGCGATAAGATTTTTTGCTGTTTATCCCTAAGTCGTTGTTAGTGGGTTAACGTTCGTTGGGTAGCTAGTAATATAGTTGATTGCTTAGAGAGGTTTATAAATGTGCGTTCGTGTAGCCAAGTTATATCTAATCTGATTGAGAAAATATATTATCACTCCCTTTGTAATGAATTACAAGGCTAAAAGTTTATCGTTCAATAAATTGAACTAAAATATATTTTGATTCATGGATTTAGTATTACAGATTGCCGGTTTAAAATATTACCAGCCTTTGTCAATCGATTAAGGAAGTGAATACGAAAAAGTTAATTTACATAGATTTTTGACATTGTTAATTATGGTATGAAATATAGTTGAATTACGCTAAAAACTAAGACTTCC
The genomic region above belongs to Cyanobacterium stanieri LEGE 03274 and contains:
- a CDS encoding NblA/ycf18 family protein — protein: MTNKAQLSLEQQFNLRSFETQVAQMSRDQAQDFLIKLYEQMLVRENMYKDVLKHQWGLE